Below is a window of Phycisphaerae bacterium DNA.
CGCGAGCAGCTCATCCGGATCGATGACGACCTGGTACTGCCGCACAAAACCACCGACCGGTGCGACCTCCGCGACGCCCTCAACAGCCGTTAGCTCGAAGCGCAGGTACCAGTCCTGGATGCTGCGCAGTTCGGATAGGTCGTATTCAGCCAAGACCAGTTCGTGGTCGGAGTCCCACGGGCACTGGCCCGGCTTGTCAAAGATGCGGACGCGCTCCAGGCGAGCGCGAATCTCTTCCGGGGCGTCGCCCTTGTTGGCGTACCAGCGGCGACCAGAAGGCGCGATATGCTCGCGCTCCGCTGCTGCGGACTGATCGACCGGTACATCAGAGGCATGTTCGTATGGCGCGCCCGGGTCGTAGTACATACCCTCGGGATACCCGGGGCAGTAATAGCCGTTGCGGACCGAGTACTCGTAAACCCATCCCACGCCGGTCGCATCCGGCCCGAGCTGCGGTGTGACTCCCTTCGGCAGGCGACCAGCCACGTAATTCAAGTATTCGAGCACTCGGGATCGCGCCCAATACAGATCGGTGCCATCCTCGAAAATGATGTACACCATCGAGAATCCAAAGAACGAGTATCCACGCACGACCTTGGCATACGGCACGGCCAGCATGGAAGTCGTGAGCGGATAAGTGACCTGGTCCTCGACGACCTGCGGCGCTTGGCCCGCGTATTCGGTAAAGATGATAACCTGAACGTCCGACAGGTCCGGAATGGCGTCCAGACGGATGTTGTATATCGTCCAGATGCCTCCGGCGACGACGAAGCCCGTTAGAATCAACACGAGCAGTCGGTTGCGGGCGCAGAATTCAATGAGCTTCGCGATCATATTGGGGAACTGCTCGGCGGCGCTCCCAGCACTATTCCGTGCTGACGAGCTCGCCGCATTTGAGCATCTCGAAACCGTAGTACGGGTTCTTCATGTCCGCCGACGCTTGAAGCCAGTCGCCCTTGGACATCGGACAGTGAAAGATGTAGATCTTGCCGTACTTGTCGCGACTGGGCCGTGCTTCCGCAACCATTTCGCGTAGCGCCGCACTGAGATCGACGAAGGCCACGCGACTGGCCGCGAGGTCCTCAGCGTGAATCCTCACCGTGGCCTCCCGCAACCTCTTCAACGCCGCGCGGAATTCCGACGACAGCTTCACCGTCGACTCATCCAGCAGCCTTTCCAGCCCGTCCGCCGCGGCGATCAGGCCCTGCGCCTGCTGTGCTGCCTCCGTCGTCCGGTCGGCTGCGAATCGTTGCTGCAGTTCCAGGTAGTGCTCCATGAGGTGGTTCATCTGTACTTGAACGGCTTCGGGTGCCGTTTTCGGTTGTGGGAGATCCTTGGCCGCAACGAGTTGCATACCGCAAATGCCGCAGCGGCCCGGTTTACCGGCCGTCTCCCGTGGGTGCATTGGGCACACGTAGTCGCCGGCTGGCTGCGCGGTCGGGGCGTGCTTCATCTTGCGAGCCCATTCTACGTCGGCAATCGGCTTGATCCGCATGCCGCATGTCGGGCACTCGCCTGGCTCAGCAGCAAAGTAATGGCATTCCTCCATGGGACACACGTACTGCGCGTCGGCAGGAATGCCCGGGGCGGGCTGTTTGGTGGCCCCTCCGATTGATTCCAGCTCCCGCGCACAGATCATGCAGTGCCCCGGCTGGTCGCTGTGGACCAGCGGGTGCAGCGGGCAACGGAACGCCGCGAGATCAGCCAATTCAGGCTTGGGCGGTGCATTCCGCGCCCCCATCTCTTCGGAAAGCCAGACACCTCGGAAGGGGACGAGCTTGCGCCCATCCTTCGGGCAGGTCCCTGCATGCAGATGAATGACAGAGGCATGCACGGGATTCGGGCAGGTGTACATGGCCCTGAACGGCTCGAGCGGCCTTTCACAGCGGGGGCATTCGCCCTCGATTCTGGAAAAGACTTGCTGATGGTAGGGGCAGGTGTACGCGACTTCGGCGCCTTCCGCGGCACGTCGTGCTCGCGCCCAATCAAGCTCGTCGAGGGGCTCGAGCTTCATCCCACACCACGGGCAATCGCCCCGATTTTCGGCGAAGTAAGCGCCCTGTTCTCTCGGATCCCCCTGATCCGGATGCGTTTCCATTGGGCAAGCGAATTTCGCCCCTACGGGGCTTCCTCCGCCGTCGCCAGCAGGATCCTCGGCCCAGGTGCTCACGCTGATCAAAAGCAGCGCCGCGATTGCGGTCCATTGTACAAATCGCATGTCGAGCCTCAGTCGCCTTTCATCGATGCGTCAGCCGGTGTCAACGTATCCGGATTCATAATCTGCAGTCCAGCAGCCTGTTCGGGCGTCGTCTCGTGTGTTCCGTGGTCCATCGGCGACGACGACGGCAGTTCTGCCGCATTGTCTTGCATAGGTGCTTGCTTTGCGGAGAGCATCTTCTCAATGGCTTCCTTCAGCTTGCTCTCGGCGTCCAGCAGGAATTGACCACTGACGACGACGCGGTCACCGGGCTCCAGGCCCTGGCGCACTTCGACCATACCGTCTTCGGCTTCTACTCCAACTCCAATGTCGCGTGGCTGGAACTTGCCGCCCGGAAGCGCCAGGAAGGCCACTTGACGAATGCCTGAGTCGATGTACGCCTCCCGTGGCACGAGTACGGCCTCTCTGCCAATCTGACTCTTCAGCGTGACGGTGGCGTACATGCCGGGCTTGAGTGCCAGTTCGGGATTGGGGAACTCCAGCCGCACGTGAACGACACGGGTCTTTTCCTCAAGGTACGGATAGATATAAACCGCTTCGCCCTCGTAGAAGCGTCCGGGCAGATAAGGCAGCGTCATCGTCGCCGGTTGGCCGATGCGCACCCATGGAAGCTGGTATTCGTACACGTCCACGTAGACCCAGACGGTCGACAGGTCCGCCAGCGTGTACAATCGCATGCCGGGCTTGACGTACATCCCTTCGAGCGCCATTTTTTCTGTCACAATCCCGCTCGCCGGGGAGTTGATGGTCAACGTCTTGCGGATCTCCCGCGTGCGTCGTAGTTCGTCAATCTGGGCGTCGGATATGTCAAAATACTTGAGCTGCACCTCGGCCGCTTCGACCAGCCGCTCAGCCTGCTCCCGCGCCTCAGGCATCGTACTCTCGGAGAGTCGCTCCACACCGCGCAGGGCCGCCAGGTACTCTTCCTGCGCCGAATAGAGCTTCGGCGAATACACTTCAAAGAGCGCATCGCCCCGGTTGACCTGCATCCCGGTCTCGTCGACGTGAAGGCGCTCAATCCAGCCCTCGAACTTCGTATCAATGAACGTTACGCCTTCTTCGTCGTAATCGACGCGGCCGACGGTTCTAATCGTCTTGACCAGTGGACCGCGACGGACCAACGTTGTGCGAATGCCCATGTTTTGGATTGTGGCCGGATCAATGGTGATCTGCGGACCGGCAACCGATTCTTCGGCGTATACGGGCACCAGGTCCATGCCCATCGGGCTCTTTCCCGGTTTATCCGAAATGTAGCTGGGGTCCATTGGGGCGCGCCAGTACAGTATTTTCCGTTCCTGCGGCCCGGCGGCTGCGCTGGTGCCCTCTGCGCCGATCGCCTGCTTCAGGGGCGTGAGCTTCATATGGCAGATCGGGCATTCGCCGGGACCCTTCTGGATCACGTTGGGGTGCATGCCGCACGTGTAGAGCTGCTGCTCGTCGCCCGTCGTTGGGGTCAAAGCACCGTTACCCACGGCGCCGGCTTGACGTGCGATCCAGAACCCGCCCCCGCCCCCCGCGATCAACGCCCCGGTGACGATGAGTACGGTAACCCAAATGCGGGCCGGTCGTACGAACGGCGTGTGTCTTCCCTTCACCCGTCTCATCTTTCTGGTCCCACTTCGCCAAGGCTCAAGCCCACCGCTTGCTCCAGATCAGCAACGCCCTGTTCCAATTGGCCCAGTGCGCGGTGATACTGGATCGTGAACGTCAGCCACTTCTGCCAGTTGTCGATCACAAAGAGAAAGCTCGTCGTGCCCGCCGTATAGCTCGCCCGGCTGACTTCGTACGCCTGCTGGGCTTGAGGAATGATTGTGTCACGAAACAACAGGGCCAGCTCGCGCTGTGCCCGGATCCGCGCGAGCGCGTCTTCGATGTTGTAAAATACGCTGTTCCGCTCAGATGCGTATTGATGCTGTGATGCGAGCATGCGACGCCGGGCTTCTTCAATCCCGCCACGAATCCGTTCGGCCCAGATTGGGATGTTGAATCCGAACGTGATCGCCCAGTTGTCGCTTCCGGATTCGCTCATGCGGTTGACAGGGGCCGGTACGCCGGTCATCGGATTGGGCGGGGGCCGGAATGCCGTGCGGCCCTCCATGTAAATCCATTCCAGACCGACCGTGAAATCCGGCCACCACTGCAACTTGGCAAGCTTGGTTGCTTCGCGATCACGCTCGATCTGCTGACGAAGTCGATCTAGGTCGGGGTTCGCATTCCCTGCGAGGACGAGCAAATGATCGACCGTCGGCTCAATGCTGCGTAACTCGAATAAGCCCACAGGCGGGATCGACGTCTGTGGTCGACGATTTAGCAGCCGGTTCATCCGTGCGACGGCAGT
It encodes the following:
- a CDS encoding DUF3347 domain-containing protein, producing the protein MRFVQWTAIAALLLISVSTWAEDPAGDGGGSPVGAKFACPMETHPDQGDPREQGAYFAENRGDCPWCGMKLEPLDELDWARARRAAEGAEVAYTCPYHQQVFSRIEGECPRCERPLEPFRAMYTCPNPVHASVIHLHAGTCPKDGRKLVPFRGVWLSEEMGARNAPPKPELADLAAFRCPLHPLVHSDQPGHCMICARELESIGGATKQPAPGIPADAQYVCPMEECHYFAAEPGECPTCGMRIKPIADVEWARKMKHAPTAQPAGDYVCPMHPRETAGKPGRCGICGMQLVAAKDLPQPKTAPEAVQVQMNHLMEHYLELQQRFAADRTTEAAQQAQGLIAAADGLERLLDESTVKLSSEFRAALKRLREATVRIHAEDLAASRVAFVDLSAALREMVAEARPSRDKYGKIYIFHCPMSKGDWLQASADMKNPYYGFEMLKCGELVSTE
- a CDS encoding efflux RND transporter periplasmic adaptor subunit translates to MRRVKGRHTPFVRPARIWVTVLIVTGALIAGGGGGFWIARQAGAVGNGALTPTTGDEQQLYTCGMHPNVIQKGPGECPICHMKLTPLKQAIGAEGTSAAAGPQERKILYWRAPMDPSYISDKPGKSPMGMDLVPVYAEESVAGPQITIDPATIQNMGIRTTLVRRGPLVKTIRTVGRVDYDEEGVTFIDTKFEGWIERLHVDETGMQVNRGDALFEVYSPKLYSAQEEYLAALRGVERLSESTMPEAREQAERLVEAAEVQLKYFDISDAQIDELRRTREIRKTLTINSPASGIVTEKMALEGMYVKPGMRLYTLADLSTVWVYVDVYEYQLPWVRIGQPATMTLPYLPGRFYEGEAVYIYPYLEEKTRVVHVRLEFPNPELALKPGMYATVTLKSQIGREAVLVPREAYIDSGIRQVAFLALPGGKFQPRDIGVGVEAEDGMVEVRQGLEPGDRVVVSGQFLLDAESKLKEAIEKMLSAKQAPMQDNAAELPSSSPMDHGTHETTPEQAAGLQIMNPDTLTPADASMKGD